From Macaca mulatta isolate MMU2019108-1 chromosome 1, T2T-MMU8v2.0, whole genome shotgun sequence, the proteins below share one genomic window:
- the SV2A gene encoding synaptic vesicle glycoprotein 2A, with amino-acid sequence MEEGFRDRAAFIRGAKDIAKEVKKHAAKKVVKGLDRVQDEYSRRSYSRFEEEDDDDDFPAPSDSYYRGEGTQDEEEGGASSDATEGHDEDDEIYEGEYQGIPRAESGGKGERMADGAPLAGVRGGLSDGEGPPGGRGEAQRRKEREELAQQYEAILRECGHGRFQWTLYFVLGLALMADGVEVFVVGFVLPSAEKDMCLSDSNKGMLGLIVYLGMMVGAFLWGGLADRLGRRQCLLISLSVNSVFAFFSSFVQGYGTFLFCRLLSGVGIGGSIPIVFSYFSEFLAQEKRGEHLSWLCMFWMIGGVYAAAMAWAIIPHYGWSFQMGSAYQFHSWRVFVLVCAFPSVFAIGALTTQPESPRFFLENGKHDEAWMVLKQVHDTNMRAKGHPERVFSVTHIKTIHQEDELIEIQSDTGTWYQRWGVRALSLGGQVWGNFLSCFGPEYRRITLMMMGVWFTMSFSYYGLTVWFPDMIRHLQAVDYASRTKVFPGERVEHVTFNFTLENQIHRGGQYFNDKFIGLRLKSVSFEDSLFEECYFEDVTSSNTFFRNCTFINTVFYNTDLFEYKFVNSRLVNSTFLHNKEGCPLDVTGTGEGAYMVYFVSFLGTLAVLPGNIVSALLMDKIGRLRMLAGSSVMSCVSCFFLSFGNSESAMIALLCLFGGVSIASWNALDVLTVELYPSDKRTTAFGFLNALCKLAAVLGISIFTSFVGITKAAPILFASAALALGSSLALKLPETRGQVLQ; translated from the exons ATGGAAGAGGGCTTCCGAGATCGGGCAGCTTTCATCCGTGGGGCCAAAGACATTGCTAAGGAAGTCAAGAAGCATGCGGCCAAGAAGGTGGTGAAGGGCCTGGACAGAGTCCAGGACGAATATTCCCGAAGATCCTACTCCCGCTTTGAGGAGGAGGATGATGATGACGACTTCCCTGCCCCCAGTGATAGCTATTACCGAGGAGAAGGGACCCAGGATGAGGAGGAAGGCGGTGCGTCCAGTGATGCTACTGAGGGCCATGACGAGGATGATGAGATCTACGAAGGGGAATATCAGGGCATCCCCCGGGCAGAGTCTGGGGGCAAAGGCGAGCGGATGGCAGATGGGGCACCCCTGGCTGGAGTAAGGGGGGGCTTGAGCGATGGGGAGGGTCCCCCTGGGGGCCGGGGGGAGGCACAACGACGGAAAGAACGAGAAGAACTGGCCCAACAGTATGAAGCTATCTTACGGGAGTGTGGCCACGGCCGCTTCCAGTGGACACTGTATTTTGTGCTTGGTCTGGCGCTGATGGCTGATGGTGTGGAGGTCTTTGTGGTGGGCTTCGTGCTGCCCAGCGCTGAGAAAGACATGTGCCTGTCCGACTCCAACAAAGGCATGCTAG gcCTCATCGTCtacctgggcatgatggtgggagCCTTCCTCTGGGGAGGTCTGGCTGACCGGCTGGGTCGGAGGCAATGTCTGCTCATCTCGCTCTCAGTCAACAGCGTCTTTGCCTTCTTCTCATCTTTTGTCCAGGGTTACGGCACTTTCCTCTTCTGCCGCCTCCTTTCTGGGGTTGG GATTGGAGGGTCCATCCCCATTGTCTTCTCCTATTTCTCTGAGTTTCTGGCCCAGGAGAAAAGAGGGGAGCATCTGAGCTGGCTCTGCATGTTTTGGATGATTGGTGGTGTGTACGCAGCTGCTATGGCCTGGGCCATCATCCCCCACTATG GGTGGAGTTTTCAGATGGGTTCTGCCTACCAGTTCCACAGCTGGAGGGTCTTCGTCCTCGTCTGCGCCTTTCCTTCTGTGTTTGCCATTGGGGCTCTGACCACGCAGCCTGAAAGTCCCCGTTTCTTCCTAGAG AATGGGAAGCATGATGAGGCCTGGATGGTGCTGAAGCAGGTCCATGATACCAACATGCGAGCCAAGGGACATCCTGAGCGCGTGTTCTCA GTAACCCACATTAAGACGATCCATCAGGAGGATGAACTGATTGAGATCCAGTCGGACACAGGGACCTGGTACCAGCGCTGGGGTGTCCGGGCCTTGAGCCTAGGGGGGCAG GTTTGGGGGAATTTTCTCTCCTGTTTTGGTCCCGAATATCGGCGCATCACTCTGATGATGATGGGTGTATGGTTCACCATGTCATTCAG CTACTATGGCCTGACCGTCTGGTTTCCTGACATGATCCGCCACCTCCAGGCAGTGGACTACGCATCCCGCACCAAAGTGTTCCCCGGGGAGCGTGTAGAGCATGTGACTTTTAACTTCACCTTGGAGAATCAGATCCACCGAGGCGGGCAGTACTTCAATGACAA GTTCATTGGGCTGCGCCTGAAGTCAGTGTCCTTTGAGGATTCCCTGTTTGAAGAGTGTTATTTTGAGGATGTCACATCTAGCAACACGTTTTTCCGCAACTGCACATTCATCAACACTGTGTTCTATAACACTG ACCTGTTTGAGTACAAGTTTGTGAACAGCCGTCTGGTAAACAGCACATTCCTGCACAACAAGGAGGGCTGCCCGCTAGACGTGACAGGGACGGGCGAAGGTGCCTACATGGTATACTTTGTGAGCTTCCTGGGGACACTGGCAGTGCTTCCTGGGAATATCGTGTCGGCCCTGCTCATGGACAAGATCGGCAGGCTCAGAATGCTTG CTGGCTCCAGCGTGATGTCCTGTGTCTCTTGCTTCTTCCTGTCTTTTGGGAACAGCGAGTCAGCCATGATCGCTCTGCTCTGCCTTTTTGGTGGGGTCAGCATTGCATCCTGGAATGCGCTGGACGTGTTGACTGTTGAACTCTACCCCTCAGACAAGAG GACCACAGCTTTCGGCTTCCTGAATGCCCTGTGTAAGCTGGCAGCTGTGCTGGGGATCAGCATCTTCACATCCTTCGTGGGAATCACCAAGGCTGCCCCCATCCTCTTTGCCTCAGCTGCCCTTGCCCTTGGCAGCTCTCTGGCCCTGAAGCTGCCTGAGACCCGGGGGCAGGTGCTGCAGTGA
- the MTMR11 gene encoding myotubularin-related protein 11 isoform X1, giving the protein MWWGGRGQSFNIAPQKEEPEMGSVQESRMPEHRSRQPSSCLASRCLPGEQILAWAPGLRKGLEPELSGTLICTNFRVTFQPCGWQQNEDTPLSSEYDFALVNIGRLEAVSGLSRVQLLRPGSLLKFIPEEIMIHGRDFRLLRVGFEAGGLEPQAFQVTMAIVQARAQSNPAQPYLGITLSKAGQASGSRKPPVPLMETAEDWETERKKQAARGWRVSTVNERFDVATSLPRYFWVPNRILDSEVRRAFGHFHQGRGPRLSWHHPGGSDLLRCGGFYTASDPNKEDIRAVESMLQAGHSDVVLVDTMDELPSLADVQLAHLRLRALCLPDSSVAEDKWLSALEGTRWLDYIRACLRKASDISVLVTSRVRSVILQERGDRDLNGLLSSLVQLLSAPEARTLFGFQSLVQREWVAAGHPFLTRLGGTGASEEAPVFLLFLDCVWQLLQQFPADFEFSEFFLLALHDSVRVPDTLTFLRNTPWERGKQSGQLNSYTQVYTPGYSQPPAGNSFNLQLSVWDWDLRYSNAQILQFQNPGYDPEHCPDSWLPRPQPSFMIPGPPSSVWLFSRGALTPLNQLCPWRDSPSLLAVSSRWLPRPAISSESLADQEWGLPSHWGACPLPPGLLLPGYLGPQIRFWRRCYLRGRPEVQMGLSAPTISGLQDELSHLQELLRKWTPRISPEVHSKKRDPHTILNPTEIVGILKGRAEGDLG; this is encoded by the exons ATGTGGTGGGGGGGCCGGGGCCAGAGTTTCAACATTGCCCCCCAGAAGGAGGAGCCAGAGATGGGG TCTGTCCAGGAAAGCAGGATGCCGGAGCACAGGAGTCGTCAGCCTAGCAGTTGCCTGGCCTCCAGATGCCTCCCAG GGGAGCAGATCCTAGCATGGGCCCCAGGGCTGAGGAAGGGGCTGGAACCGGAATTGTCTGGAACCCTGATCTGTACCAACTTTAGGGTCACCTTCCAGCCCTGTGGATGGCAGCAGAATGAG GACACTCCCTTAAGCAGTGAATATGATTTTGCCCTGGTCAACATTGGGCGATTAGAGGCTG TGAGCGGCTTGTCCCGAGTCCAGCTCCTCCGTCCAGGGTCCCTGCTTAAATTTATCCCTGAGGAGATTATGATTCATGGCCGAGACTTCCGGCTACTCAGAGTTGGTTTTGAGGCTGGAGGCCTAGAGCCTCAGGCTTTTCAG GTGACCATGGCCATTGTCCAAGCCAGAGCTCAGAGCAATCCAGCCCAACCGTATTTGGGGATAACCCTGAGCAAGGCTG GCCAGGCTTCTGGCTCCAGAAAACCACCAGTTCCTCTCATGGAGACAGCGGAAGACTGGGAGACTGAGCGGAAGAAGCAGGCAGCCAGAGGCTGGAGAGTCAGCACGGTCAACGAGAGGTTCGACGTAGCCACCAG CCTCCCCCGTTACTTCTGGGTCCCTAACCGAATTCTGGACAGTGAGGTCAGGAGAGCATTTGGCCACTTTCATCAGGGCCGTGGACCG CGCTTGTCCTGGCATCACCCTGGAGGCAGTGATCTTCTCCGCTGTGGAGGCTTCTATACAGCCAGCGACCCTAATAAGGAGGATATCAG AGCAGTGGAGTCGATGCTCCAGGCTGGGCATTCAGATGTTGTCCTGGTAGACACTATGGATGAGCTGCCCAGCCTTGCGGATGTCCAACTTGCCCACCTAAGGCTGAGGGCCCTCTGCCTGCCTG ATTCATCTGTGGCTGAGGATAAATGGCTTTCAGCCCTGGAAGGAACACGATGGCTGGACTATATCAG GGCTTGTCTTCGAAAGGCCAGTGACATTTCAGTATTAGTGACATCCAGGGTTCGTTCTGTAATACTTCAAG AGCGCGGTGATCGTGATCTCAATGGCCTCCTCTCTTCACTCGTCCAGCTGCTTTCAGCCCCCGAAGCCCGAACACTGTTTGGCTTCCAATCCCTAGTGCAGCGAGAGTGGGTGGCAGCTGGACATCCCTTCCTGACTCGGCTTGGGGGAACTGGGGCCAGTGAAGAG GCTCCGGTGTTTCTCCTCTTCCTTGATTGTGTCTGGCAGCTCCTCCAGCAGTTTCCAGCTGATTTTGAATTCTCTGAGTTTTTCCTTCTTGCTCTTCATGACAGCGTCAGGGTTCCTGACACCCTTACCTTCCTGAGAAATACCCCCTGGGAGCGCGGAAAGCAGAGCGGACAG TTAAACTCCTATACACAAGTCTACACCCCAGGATACTCCCAGCCCCCAGCTGGGAACTCTTTTAACCTGCAGCTGTCTGTCTGGGACTGGGATTTACGCTATAGCAATGCACAGATACTACAATTCCAGAATCCTGGCTATGACCCAGAACACTGTCCAGATTCCTGGCTCCCTAGACCGCAG CCAAGCTTCATGATTCCTGGACCCCCCAGTTCTGTGTGGCTCTTCTCTAGAGGAGCATTGACCCCCTTAAATCAGCTCTGTCCTTGGCGGGACAGTCCCTCCCTGCTGGCAGTCTCTTCTCGTTGGCTCCCTCGACCTGCTATCTCCTCTGAAAGCCTGGCTGACCAGGAATGGGGTCTCCCCTCACATTGGGGAGCTTGCCCTTTACCTCCAGGGCTGCTGCTGCCTGGATATCTGGGACCCCAGATCAGGTTCTGGAGACGCTGCTACCTGAGGGGAAGGCCTGAGGTCCAG ATGGGCCTCTCAGCTCCTACAATCTCTGGCCTCCAGGATGAGCTATCCCATCTTCAGGAGCTATTACGGAAATGGACACCAAGAATATCTCCTGAAGTTCACTccaagaaaagagatccacaTACCATTCTCAATCCCACTGAAATTGTGGGCATTCTCAAAGGCAGGGCAGAGGGGGATCTGGGGTAG
- the MTMR11 gene encoding myotubularin-related protein 11 isoform X2, whose protein sequence is MPPRVTFQPCGWQQNEDTPLSSEYDFALVNIGRLEAVSGLSRVQLLRPGSLLKFIPEEIMIHGRDFRLLRVGFEAGGLEPQAFQVTMAIVQARAQSNPAQPYLGITLSKAGQASGSRKPPVPLMETAEDWETERKKQAARGWRVSTVNERFDVATSLPRYFWVPNRILDSEVRRAFGHFHQGRGPRLSWHHPGGSDLLRCGGFYTASDPNKEDIRAVESMLQAGHSDVVLVDTMDELPSLADVQLAHLRLRALCLPDSSVAEDKWLSALEGTRWLDYIRACLRKASDISVLVTSRVRSVILQERGDRDLNGLLSSLVQLLSAPEARTLFGFQSLVQREWVAAGHPFLTRLGGTGASEEAPVFLLFLDCVWQLLQQFPADFEFSEFFLLALHDSVRVPDTLTFLRNTPWERGKQSGQLNSYTQVYTPGYSQPPAGNSFNLQLSVWDWDLRYSNAQILQFQNPGYDPEHCPDSWLPRPQPSFMIPGPPSSVWLFSRGALTPLNQLCPWRDSPSLLAVSSRWLPRPAISSESLADQEWGLPSHWGACPLPPGLLLPGYLGPQIRFWRRCYLRGRPEVQMGLSAPTISGLQDELSHLQELLRKWTPRISPEVHSKKRDPHTILNPTEIVGILKDQFHPFWITRC, encoded by the exons ATGCCTCCCAG GGTCACCTTCCAGCCCTGTGGATGGCAGCAGAATGAG GACACTCCCTTAAGCAGTGAATATGATTTTGCCCTGGTCAACATTGGGCGATTAGAGGCTG TGAGCGGCTTGTCCCGAGTCCAGCTCCTCCGTCCAGGGTCCCTGCTTAAATTTATCCCTGAGGAGATTATGATTCATGGCCGAGACTTCCGGCTACTCAGAGTTGGTTTTGAGGCTGGAGGCCTAGAGCCTCAGGCTTTTCAG GTGACCATGGCCATTGTCCAAGCCAGAGCTCAGAGCAATCCAGCCCAACCGTATTTGGGGATAACCCTGAGCAAGGCTG GCCAGGCTTCTGGCTCCAGAAAACCACCAGTTCCTCTCATGGAGACAGCGGAAGACTGGGAGACTGAGCGGAAGAAGCAGGCAGCCAGAGGCTGGAGAGTCAGCACGGTCAACGAGAGGTTCGACGTAGCCACCAG CCTCCCCCGTTACTTCTGGGTCCCTAACCGAATTCTGGACAGTGAGGTCAGGAGAGCATTTGGCCACTTTCATCAGGGCCGTGGACCG CGCTTGTCCTGGCATCACCCTGGAGGCAGTGATCTTCTCCGCTGTGGAGGCTTCTATACAGCCAGCGACCCTAATAAGGAGGATATCAG AGCAGTGGAGTCGATGCTCCAGGCTGGGCATTCAGATGTTGTCCTGGTAGACACTATGGATGAGCTGCCCAGCCTTGCGGATGTCCAACTTGCCCACCTAAGGCTGAGGGCCCTCTGCCTGCCTG ATTCATCTGTGGCTGAGGATAAATGGCTTTCAGCCCTGGAAGGAACACGATGGCTGGACTATATCAG GGCTTGTCTTCGAAAGGCCAGTGACATTTCAGTATTAGTGACATCCAGGGTTCGTTCTGTAATACTTCAAG AGCGCGGTGATCGTGATCTCAATGGCCTCCTCTCTTCACTCGTCCAGCTGCTTTCAGCCCCCGAAGCCCGAACACTGTTTGGCTTCCAATCCCTAGTGCAGCGAGAGTGGGTGGCAGCTGGACATCCCTTCCTGACTCGGCTTGGGGGAACTGGGGCCAGTGAAGAG GCTCCGGTGTTTCTCCTCTTCCTTGATTGTGTCTGGCAGCTCCTCCAGCAGTTTCCAGCTGATTTTGAATTCTCTGAGTTTTTCCTTCTTGCTCTTCATGACAGCGTCAGGGTTCCTGACACCCTTACCTTCCTGAGAAATACCCCCTGGGAGCGCGGAAAGCAGAGCGGACAG TTAAACTCCTATACACAAGTCTACACCCCAGGATACTCCCAGCCCCCAGCTGGGAACTCTTTTAACCTGCAGCTGTCTGTCTGGGACTGGGATTTACGCTATAGCAATGCACAGATACTACAATTCCAGAATCCTGGCTATGACCCAGAACACTGTCCAGATTCCTGGCTCCCTAGACCGCAG CCAAGCTTCATGATTCCTGGACCCCCCAGTTCTGTGTGGCTCTTCTCTAGAGGAGCATTGACCCCCTTAAATCAGCTCTGTCCTTGGCGGGACAGTCCCTCCCTGCTGGCAGTCTCTTCTCGTTGGCTCCCTCGACCTGCTATCTCCTCTGAAAGCCTGGCTGACCAGGAATGGGGTCTCCCCTCACATTGGGGAGCTTGCCCTTTACCTCCAGGGCTGCTGCTGCCTGGATATCTGGGACCCCAGATCAGGTTCTGGAGACGCTGCTACCTGAGGGGAAGGCCTGAGGTCCAG ATGGGCCTCTCAGCTCCTACAATCTCTGGCCTCCAGGATGAGCTATCCCATCTTCAGGAGCTATTACGGAAATGGACACCAAGAATATCTCCTGAAGTTCACTccaagaaaagagatccacaTACCATTCTCAATCCCACTGAAATTGTGGGCATTCTCAAAG ACCAGTTCCATCCCTTCTGGATAACCAGATGTTAA
- the SF3B4 gene encoding splicing factor 3B subunit 4 codes for MAAGPISERNQDATVYVGGLDEKVSEPLLWELFLQAGPVVNTHMPKDRVTGQHQGYGFVEFLSEEDADYAIKIMNMIKLYGKPIRVNKASAHNKNLDVGANIFIGNLDPEIDEKLLYDTFSAFGVILQTPKIMRDPDTGNSKGYAFINFASFDASDAAIEAMNGQYLCNRPITVSYAFKKDSKGERHGSAAERLLAAQNPLSQADRPHQLFADAPPPPSAPNPVVSSLGSGLPPPGMPPPGSFPPPVPPPGALPPGIPPAMPPPPMPPGAAGHGPPSAGTPGAGHPGHGHSHPHPFPPGGMPHPGMSQMQLAHHGPHGLGHPHAGPPGSGGQPPPRPPPGMPHPGPPPMGMPPRGPPFGSPMGHPGPMPPHGMRGPPPLMPPHGYTGPPRPPPYGYQRGPLPPPRPTPRPPVPPRGPLRGPLPQ; via the exons ATGGCTGCCGGGCCGATCTCCGAGCGGAACCAGG ATGCCACTGTGTACGTGGGGGGCCTGGATGAGAAGGTTAGTGAACCACTGCTGTGGGAACTGTTTCTCCAGGCTGGACCAGTAGTCAACACCCACATGCCAAAGGATAGAGTCACTGGCCAGCACCAAG GCTATGGCTTTGTGGAATTCTTGAGTGAGGAAGATGCTGACTATGCCATTAAGATCATGAACATGATCAAACTCTATGGGAAGCCAATACGGGTGAACAAAGCATCAGCCCACAACAAAAACCTGGATGTAGGGGCCAACATTTTCATTGGGAACCTGGACCCTGAGATTGATGAGAAGTTGCTTTATGATACTTTCAGCGCTTTTGGGGTCATCTTACAAACCCCCAAGATTATGCGGGACCCTGACACAGGCAACTCCAAAGGTTATGCCTTTATTAATTTTGCTTCATTTGATGCTTCGGATGCAGCAATTGAAGCCATGAATGGGCAGTACCTCTGTAACCGCCCTATCACCGTATCTTATGCCTTCAAGAAGGACTCCAAGGGTGAGCGCCATGGCTCAGCAGCCGAACGACTTCTGGCAGCTCAGAACCCGCTCTCCCAGGCTGACCGCCCTCATCAGCTGTTTGCAGATGCACCTCCTCCACCCTCTGCCCCCAATCCTGTGGTATCATCATTGGGGTCTGGGCTTCCTCCACCAG GCATGCCTCCTCCTGGCTCCTTCCCACCCCCAGTGCCACCTCCTGGAGCCCTCCCACCTGGGATACCCCCAGCCATGCCCCCACCACCTATGCCTCCTGGAGCTGCAGGACATGGCCCCCCATCGGCAGGAACCCCAGGGGCAGGACATCCTGGTCATGGACACTCACATCCTCACCCATTCCCACCAGGTGGGATGCCCCATCCAG ggaTGTCTCAGATGCAGCTGGCACACCATGGCCCTCATGGCTTAGGACATCCCCACGCTGGACCCCCAGGCTCTGGGGGGCAGCCACCACCCCGACCACCACCTGGAATGCCTCATCCTGGACCTCCTCCAATGGGTATGCCCCCCCGAGGGCCTCCATTCGGATCTCCCATGG GTCACCCAGGTCCTATGCCTCCGCATGGTATGCGTGGACCTCCTCCACTGATGCCCCCACATGGATACACTGGCCCTCCACGACCCCCACCCTATGGCTACCAGCGGgggcctctccctccacccagACCCACTCCCCGGCCACCAGTTCCCCCTCGAGGTCCACTTCGAGGCCCTCTCCCTCAGTAA